DNA from Gramella sp. MAR_2010_147:
GCCGCAAAAGTTTTTAATGTTCCGCTGGAAGAAGTAACCAGAGAACAAAGAAGCAATGCGAAAACGGTGAATTTCGGGATCATTTATGGAGTGTCCGCTTTCGGATTAAGCAATCAGACCTCGCTTTCCAGAAGTGAGTCTAAAGAACTGATAGATACTTATTATAAAACCTATCCGAAACTGAGCAATTTCATCGCAGACCAGGTGGAGTTTGCCAGGGAACATGGGTATGTTAGCACCATTCTTGGCAGAAGAAGATATTTAAAAGATATAAATTCCAGGAATCAGGTGGTTCGTGGCGCTGCGGAACGTAACGCGGTGAATGCACCAATCCAGGGAAGTGCCGCCGATGTCATTAAACTGGCCATGATCAATATTCATAAGAAACTGAAGGAGCAAAACTACAAGACCAAAATGCTGCTTCAGGTACATGATGAACTGGTTTTTGATGCTCATAAAGATGAACTGGAAAAAGTTCAGAAAATGATAAAGTCTGAAATGGAAAACGCTTATAAGCTGGAAGTGCCGCTAGATGTAGACCTTGGAATTGGCGAAAACTGGCTGGAAGCGCATTAATAATTAATATATGAAAAAGGGAATTTTACTTATCCTTCTTATGGGACTTATCGCATCTTGCGAAGATGAAAAAACGATAAGCTCCTATAATCCTGTGAACTGGGAAACGAGAAGTGCGGAAATTCCTGAAATTGATTCTCTTGTAAGAGGCAAGTCTTATCTGTCTGTCTATTCAGAAATATATAGCCAGACAGAGCATAGAACTCATAATCTCACCACCACGGTAAGTATGAGAAACATCAATATGAGCGATACTATCTACATAAATAAAGCCGAATATTTTAATACTGAGGGAGCACCTATACGCACCTATTTTGATCACCCCATTTATATCGCGCCTTTAGAAACGGTTGAAATAGTGGTAGACGAAACAGATATTGCAGGAGGCACTGGCGCCAACTTTGTATTTGAATGGGCTATAAAAAACGCTATTTCTGAACCTTTATTTGAAGGAGTGATGATCTCTACTTCGGGACAACAAGGCTTGTCTTTTACTAGCCAGGGAGTTCGAATTAAATAAAATGAATTCTTTATCTATTACAATATAAATCTATAGGTCGCTTTTATTAAGAAGGTATTCTGGGGCCTTTGCCTTAATAGCTGATTATCTACGATCGCACTAAATTTATTATTCACATCTCCCAGTCCGGTGACTCCCTGGGACCATACGAAGAAAATTTCAGATCCTGGAATATATTCCCAGCGAGCTACAAGATTAGACCGAAATTGTACAAAGGCGAAATCTGGATTATTCACGGTATAATCTGTCACATCATCCCTATCTTCATCAATTAAATAAATATCTTCTTCAAAAGAAATCTGATCATTATCGTACCATGAAACTCTTTTATTCAAATCTTTCGCTGTAGGATCTACTACATAATTTAAATCTGAATAATCTGCTTTGAATATAAACGGTTGTCCATAATATTGGATCGAGAGATTGGGGTTAATACTGTAATTTACCCGCAGGGTTGCGCTTAAAGTTTCCTGATCTATCTCTCCTAATATATAACGGGCAGAATTGCCAAATGATCTTTCAGCTATATATTGCGTTTTACTGGGATTCTGCTCATATTCAAAATCTAAGGAAAGATTTAAGGAATTTAATGGCTGGTATTTTGTTCCCACCACATACCTTCTTAGACTAAAAGCATCTTGTTTTGCCTGGGAATGAACATAACCCAGCCTAAAACTTAGCTTTTTTCTCTGATCGGTTCCGGAGAAAAGATACCAGAAATTTTCTTCATTAAATCTCCATCTGGGACCTCCCCTTAAAAACGAATTAACAAAGATCCTGGGTTTATGTGCAGCCCCTCCTTCACTCCACCAGTTGTTCTTATAGTTGACAAAAGCTCCTATTTCATACTGCATCCTGTTATAGTTTCCTTCAAAATCGAAAGCACTGGACTGCTCAACACCTATACTTGCCCTTCTATACCAGTTAGTAGACTCATTAAACAGCCTTCTCACTCCTATATATTGACGTATATCATCTGCCTGCCGTAAAAAGCCAATATCGTTGGTTTCCAATTCTGGCGAAATCCATTTACCTCCCGCATTATAACGCCATTTACCTCCACCACCTTTTCCAAATTCAAGTCGGCCACCGGTTCCTGTAAGAGATGTTCTATCCGGATCTATTTCAACATGATCTGCATCTACTCTCTGAAAAAGATGAACGATAGAATTTTGTGTGTTGAGAATGGCTTCTTTACTTCCTTTTACATGACTCATTACAGCGTTCCCTTCCAGATAATATGTTCTTTCTTTCCAGTTATGTTTAAAATCGAGCCCCCCGGAAAATGCCTGGGTATGAAGAAATGTTAGATCATCTTCAATGTTTCGGTGTGTAGCCGTGAACATTGTGCCTATATAACTATTCCTGTCATTAAAATCTTTCTGAACCCTACCTACAAAATAATTTGTCAGTGGTTCTACAAGAATTTCGCTTTCTTCTCCATTTTCATTCGTCACATCAGCGTATTCTTTTGCAGTAACAGATTCCAAAACACCAATTGTCCATCCATCTTCGGTTTTTCCGCTGAATTTTGCTGCTCCAAGTATTGTGGTGTTATTAGGTGTATCGGCATACACCACACCTGGCCCCACTGCTCTACCCTGTGGTGAGCGTCCAATTCTTCTTGAGAAGAAAAGGTTGTCCTGAGAATTGGTAAAACTATAATCGAATACATTCTTATTTTCAACAAAAAATGGCCGCCGTTCTTGAAAGAATATCTCGAATCCATCAAGCGCCACGGCTCCTGGATCGGCATCTACCTGTCCAAAATCGGGATTGATCGTAAGGTCCAGGGTAAGATCGTTAGTGATCCCTATTTTCGCATCAAGACCTGCAGTGAGTTCGCCGTCTTTGCCATCTCTATATGGATTACCCACTTCCTCTTCATAGGTTCTATATTTCGTTACGGAATAGGGCTGAATTTCCAGTTGTTTTTGAGGTTCTAAATCTTTTAAGCCTCTAAGTTCTCCAAAGGAACTTACCCAACCGGCAGGATTTGCCGGAATAGGTTGCCAGGTAGATCGTTCTTCCTTACTAAAATATCTTCGAGTAGACTGGATTCCCCAAACCTGGTCTTTTGCACTGCTAAAACGAAGCTGACTAAGAGGTATTCTAAGTTCGGCAGTCCAACCTTCATTATCAATATTCGTTTTCACATACCAGATAGGGTTCCAACTCGAGTCAAAGTTTCCGTTATTTGAGACAAACTCATCCCCTTTTACCCCACTTACCGAAGTTGTAAATGAAAATGCTGTTCTGTCGTCGTTATAACTATCTATATTGATCTCAACCCAATCGCCGGGAAAATCATCCCGTCTCCCCATTCGCTGAACAATATTTTCAGGATCAGATTCATAACACCTGAAAGCAACATATAGATTTTTGTCATCATAAACGATCTTCATTTTAGTTTGCTGACTTGGAGCTGTACTGTTATCTGGCTCCCACTCAATATAATCTGAAGTCCATTCTACCGCATCCCAGGCAGAATCCTCTATGATACCATCAATTTTGATTTGAGCCAGATTCTTTACGGACTTTGTGGTATATGACCTTTTAGCAAAACTCACATCAAGTTTTGGCTTTGAATTTGAAGAAGATTGGGCGTGGAGTTGAAAAATTGATAAGCAAAATAGAGACAGGAAAAATACCGCTTTGATGAAATTCATGGGTGGATATTGATTGATGGTTCTATATAAGGACGCTACAAATATTGAAGTGTTACACTTTTATAAATGAACTTTAAATAGCTGCAAACAAAAAACCTCACAGAATGCTATCTGTGAGGTTTTTCCAACTAACACTAAAACTACAATTAGAACGGTACACTAAGATTTAGTATACTCTAATTCTAAAATTCTTATAGGGGAAGCCTGTGTATTTCCAGGATCATCCACATATTGATTAGATTCTATCTTTGTCACATCAAAAGAAAATTTATTAGTTTCTAAATTAATAAGCTTCTTATGGGTATATGTAGCAGAATTGATCACTAATGTTAAAATCAAACTGTCATTTCTTACTTCCCAATCCCCGCTATCCAATCTATCTGTCAAACATGAGAACTGATCACTTGACGTTCCAGATTCAAAAGTCATTTGGGCATTATTAGTTACAAACGTTCCATCTTCATCAAATGTTATATTCATTGTGTTAAAACATTGGGTTTCATCCAATAAGTTTCGGCTGTAAATTTCATCTTCATTTAGATTGACAGCGGTATCTGCGATCATCCCGGAGAGGTCCCAGTTTCCAATCATATCATTCATGGATACTGCAGTGGCATTACTTACCTTTAACTGAGATTCTGAAGACATTTCATCTTTGCTACAGCTCACCAATATAAGACTCAGCAGGCAAAGGCCAGCTAAAGTTTTAATTTTAAATAGGTTATTCATTTTCATAGGGCATTTAATTGGGTACAAAATTAAAAAACATTTACTTTTTTTATGACTTTATTAACATTAAAATTGGCATTAATCGATTTTTAATGTATTTTATCGTTGTTTACAACGTGGGATTCTTTTTGTTATTACAGAAATACACTACAAATTATCACTCAAAACATAAGATTTGGCATTAAAAATAATCCTGATTAGATTGGTCTGAGAATCAGCCTTTCAAAGCAAATAAAATAATCTTTTCCCTATTTGCTATTAGAATTTATAATTGTACATTTGCACCCCTGTTTTCCCGATTGAGATTCGGGTAAATGGGATTGGAATGTTTAATAATTAGTAAAATCAATTGGTGTGGACACATTAAGTTACAAAACAGTATCGGCTAACAAAGCCACCAGAACCAAAGAATGGGTTGTGGTAGATGCTGAAGGACAAAATTTAGGTCGTCTTGCTTCAAGAGTAGCATACCTACTTAGAGGAAAGCACAAGCCTAACTTCACCCCACATGTTGATTGCGGAGACAATGTTATTGTATTGAATGCGCAGGGAATCAACTTGACAGGAAAAAAATGGGACGCGAAAGAATACATCCGTCACACAGGTTTTCCAGGTGGACAAAAAAGTCTAACAGCTGCCGAATTATTCGAAAAAAGTCCGGAGAGACTTGTCGAAAAGGCAATTAAAGGAATGCTTCCTAAGAACAAACTTGGAGCAGACCTATTCAGAAATTTAAAGGTTTATGTAGGATCTGAACATGATCACGAAGCTCAAAAACCTAAAACTATTAACTTAAACGACGTTAAGTAATGGAGGTAATTCACAAAATTGGCCGTAGAAAAACAGCTGTGGCCCGTGTATATGTTTCAGAAGGAAAAGGAAACATTACCGTAAACAAGAAAGACCTTAATGATTACTTCACAACTGGAACACTTCAATATAAAGTGAACCAGCCAATGATGCTTACCGAGAACGAAGGAAACTTCGACGTTAAAATTAACGTATACGGTGGCGGTATCACTGGACAGGCTGAAGCGATCCGTTTGGCGCTTTCCAGAGCTATGGTAGCACTAGACGAAGAAAACCATGGCGCTCTTAAGCCAGAAGGTCTTCTTACAAGAGATCCACGTATGGTAGAACGTAAGAAATTCGGTCAGAAGAAAGCCCGTAAGAAATTCCAGTTCTCTAAACGTTAATATTATTACCGGAATATATTCCGGGGAGTTCATTAAAAAATTAATTTTTTGTTGTTATTCTGTTCATGCCGGGCAGAAGTTAGTTTAGCATCTAAACACTCAGGGCCGTACTTAAAAGTAGCCACCTGAATGTTGCTATCTCAACAGAACGTAAACTATTACAAAAATGGCAAACAAAGTAGAAGTAAAAGAATTACTTGATGCTGGTGTTCATTTTGGACACTTAACCAGACGTTGGAACCCAAACATGGCCCCATATATCTATATGGAGCGTAACGGAATCCACATCATCAACTTATATAAAAGTGCTGCTAAAATGCAGGAGGCAGGTGATGCCCTTGCAAAGATCGCAGCAAGCGGAAGAAAGATCCTTTTCGTAGCTACAAAGAAACAAGCGAAAGAGATCGTTGCTGAACAGGCTGAAAAGGCGAATATGCCTTATATCACCGAGCGTTGGCCTGGTGGTATGCTTACTAACTTCGTGACTATTCGTAAAGCTGTTAAGAAAATGGCTTCTATTGATAGAATGAAGAAAGACGGAACTTTTAACTCTCTTTCTAAGAAAGAGCGTTTGCAGGTAGATCGTCTTAGAGCTAAGCTAGAAAAGAACTTAGGTTCTATCTCAGACATGTCAAGACTTCCAGCTGCGCTTTTCGTTGTAGATACTACACGTGAGCACATCGCGATTAAAGAAGCACACAAACTAAACATTCCAATTTTTGCGATGGTAGATACCAACTCAGATCCACGTGAGGTTGATTATCTAATTCCATCTAACGACGATGCTTCTAAATCTATTAGCAAAGTTGTTTCTTACGTTGCAGATTCTATCGTAGAAGGTCTTTCTGAAAGAAAGTCTGAAAAGACTACCAAGAAGAAAGATGAAAAGGCTTCAAAAGAAGAAAAGTCAGAGAAATCAGATAAAGCTCCAAAAGAAAAAAAGGAGAAAAAAGCTGAAGTTCCTTCTAAAGATGCCGAAGATAAAAAGGCAATGAAAGAAGCTAAGAAAGATGTGAAACTTGAATCTAAAAGTGAAACTTTAGACAAGGCCAAAACATCTAACGAAGAAGAATAAAATAAGGTTTTAATAAAATCTAAAAGTCGTTTGGTTTCTTTCTTTACAGTGAGTTTCTAAACGACTTTTTTTAAATAAAAAAACAAAATTATGGCTAAGATAACCGCCGCTGAAGTAAATAAATTAAGAAAAGCTACTGGTGCAGGAATGATGGACTGCAAGAAGGCATTAGTAGAAGCTGAAGGTGATTTTGACGGAGCAATTGAATTGCTACGTAAAAAAGGTCAGAAAGTTGCAGCAAAGAGAGCCGACAGAGATTCTTCTGAAGGAGCTGCAATTGCACAGGTAAACGGTGAAAACACAAAAGGTGTGATCATCTCTTTGAACTGTGAGACAGACTTTGTTGCTAAGAATGATGATTTCATCAAAATGGCAAACGACTTCGCTGATATCGCTCTTAATTATTCTTCAAAAGAAGAGTTTCTTAAGGCAGACTACAAAGGAATTTCTGTTGAAGACAAATTAACAGAACAAACCGGAGTTATTGGTGAAAAGATCGAGATTGGTGCATTCAAAACTCTGGAAGCTCCATTCGTAGGATCTTATATCCACGCTGGTAATAAAATTGCTGTTCTTACAGGTCTTTCTAAAAATGTTGATGGAGCTGAAGAAGCTGCGAAAAACGTTTCTATGCAGGCTGCTGCTATGAACCCGGTTGCACTGGATGAAAGTGGTGTTGACCAGGCTACTATCGACAAAGAGATCGAGATTGCAAAAGATACTTTAAGAGAAGAAGGAAAGCCAGAAAATATGCTGGACAAGATCGCTCAGGGAAAACTTCAGCGTTTCTTTAAAGACAACACTTTGGTACACCAGGCGTATATCAAGGACAACAAACAAAGCGTTGCCCAGTACGTTAAGTCTGTAGACAGTGACCTTGAAGTTGTAGGTTTTGAAAGAGTAGCTTTAGGATAAGCTAATTCTATATAAAATTGAAAAAAGAGGTTTTATTCATTTAAAACCTCTTTTTGTTTTTTACCACCTGTCATCCTGAACTTGATTCAGGATCTCTGGAGAAGCTGAATCAGGTTCAGCTTGACGGAAATGTCATTTCGAGGGAGTGCAACGACTGAGAAATCTCTACGAAGATTAACCTGAATCCCAAATAGATCCCTCCTTTCAATCGAGAAGACAATCAATAATATTTATTTTTACAGAATGTCAAACCAACCTTTCAAATTCAAACAATTCAGCATAGATCAGGATCAATGTGCCATGAAAATTGGTACAGATGGAGTACTTCTTGGTGCATGGTCTTCTCTGGACCACAATCCTGAAAGTATCCTCGATATCGGCACTGGCACAGGCCTAATTGCCTTAATGTTAGCTCAAAGGTCTCAAGCCAAATTAATAGACGCTTTAGAGATCGAAGAAAACGCCTATGAGCAGTCGGTAGAAAATTTTGAAAAAAGCGATTGGGGAGATCGGTTGTTTTGTTACCACGCAGGATTTGACGAATTTGTGGAAGAGATGCAGGAAGAAGATAAATATGACCTTATAATTTCCAATCCCCCGTTCTATTCTGAAGACTATAAAAGCGGAAATGAAAACCGTGATAAGGCACGTTTCGCTGATGCTCTTCCCCTAACTGAATTAATCGAAGGAGCTTCTCTGCTACTTTCAGAAAATGGTCATTTTGATATTATTATTCCATTTTCAGAGGAAAGCAATGGCCTTAATATTGGAAAAAACCATGGATTATTTCCTTCTAAGATCACCAGAGTAAAAGGCACAGAATCTGCTCCAATCAAAAGAAGCCTGATCAGTTTTAGTTTTGACGAAACTGAACCTAAAATCAAAGAACTCGTTTTAGAAATTTCGAGACATCATTATACTGAGGAATTTAAAGAACTGGTTAAAGATTTTTACTTAAAATTATAATCCTTTTTTGCCAATTTACGTTATACTGAACTTGATTCAGCATCTCGCATTTTTCAAATTTTAAAATTTCTCCTGGGACCCTGGGTTAAGTTCAGGGTGACGTATTCCGTTAAATTTTTAATTCCGGAACCGAATCAGGGTCAAAATTCAACATTTCAAACCCCAATAAAAAAGATTGCTTCTCATAAAAGACTTGGTTACATTTGTTAGAAACACTACACAAAATGAAACCAGACCAATTTCAGGCACCTGATTATTATAATATTGACGACCTCTTAACCGATGAACATAGAATGGTTCGCGACGCTACCAGAGAATGGGTAAAACGTGAGGTTTCCCCTATCATCGAAGAAGCGGCGCAAGAAGCAAAATTTCCTAAACAACTAATCAACGGCCTAGCCGAAATTGGTGCTTTTGGACCCTATATTCCTGAAGAATATGGTGGGGCCGGATTAGACCAGATCTCTTACGGATTGATCATGCAGGAAATTGAACGTGGTGACAGTGGAATTCGTTCTACTGCCTCGGTTCAATCCTCCCTGGTAATGTATCCTATTTTTAAATATGGAACTGAAGAGCAAAAGAAGAAGTTTTTACCAAAATTAGCTTCCGGTGAAATGATTGGTTGCTTCGGGTTAACTGAACCAGATCACGGCTCTAATCCCGGTGGAATGACCACTAATTTTAAAGATAAAGGAGATCATTACCTTTTAAATGGTGCTAAAATGTGGATCTCGAATTCACCTTTTGCCGATATCGCAATCGTTTGGGCTAAAAACGAGGAAGGACGAATTCATGGATTGATCGTTGAACGCGCAATGGAAGGTTTTACCACTCCCGAAACCCATAATAAATGGTCATTGCGTGCAAGTGCCACCGGAGAGCTGATCTTTGACAATGTGAAAGTTCCAAAAGAAAACCTCATGCCGAATAAATCTGGATTAGGAGCGCCACTTGGTTGTCTCGACTCTGCTCGTTACGGTATCGCCTGGGGCGCTATTGGAGCGGCTATGGACTGTTATGATACAGCTTTGAGATACGCCAAGGAAAGAGAACAATTTGGGTTGCCAATTGCTTCAAAACAGCTTCAGCAAAAGAAACTGGCCGAGATGATCACAGAAATCACAAAAGCCCAGCTAATGGCTTGGCGATTAGGGACTCTAAGAAATGAAGGCAAGGCAACTTCAGCGCAGATCTCCATGGCCAAGAGGAACAATGTAGAAATGGCGATCAAAATTGCCAGGGAAGCTAGACAGGTTCTTGGTGGCATGGGAATTAGTGGTGAATACAGCATCATGAGACATATGATGAACCTTGAGAGTGTGATCACTTACGAAGGTACGCACGACATTCATCTATTGATCACAGGAATGGATATTACAGGACACCCAGCATTTTAATTCTATTATTATGAAGAAAGTTCATTATCAAATAGAGATCAATTGCCCCAAAGAAGAGGTATTTCAAATTATGCTGGACAAAGAGCATTACCGGGAATGGACAGCTATATTCAACCCAACTTCACATTACGAAGGTTCCTGGGAAGAAGGCAGTAAGATTTTATTTCTAGGTGAAACTGAAAAAGGAGAAAAAGCCGGAATGCATAGCCTGATTGAAAAACTCGAACCTAATAAGTTTATAAGTATTAAGCATCTGGGCATGCTAGAGAAAGGCAAAGAAACTTCCTTTGGTGATGATCTTTACGAAAATTACTATTTAGAAGATAAAGGCGGCTCTACTTTATTAAAAGTAGAAATGGATACGGAAGACGACTGGATGGAAGATTTAGAAAATACCTGGCCTAAAGCACTTCAAAAATTAAAGGAAGTCTGCGAGGATAATTGCTAGTTTTCACAAGAGATCAAAACAAGGGCAGCGTTTACAACGTTTGCCCTTTTTATATTTTTCACAACATTCCTTTTTTAAAGGCTTCGGTGTTTTAGCCACCACTCCTTCCACCTTCAAATAATCCTTGGATTTATTTGAATAGAACACGATAACGTGGATGTTCCTAACAACTTTGCAAGCCATGTTTTAATATAATCCAAAGGGCTGACCTTCTGCGTTAAACAAGCCATAAAAACCAATTAATATTTTCTAAATAGTTCCTCAGATTTTACCTTTGCAAAAAATTGGAAGAATTATGATCAAAGAGATAAACGCAAGTTTAGCACCTCTAACCAACCAGTTAATAAATCATTCTTTATATAAAAAAATAAACACTCCAAAAGAACTTCAAATCTTTATGGAGCATCATATTTTTGCAGTTTGGGATTTTATGTCCTTACTAACCTCCTTACAGGAAATACTCACCAAAACTACAAATCCCTGGTTACCTGTAGGAGATCCTGAAACCCGGTATTTAATTAATGAAATTGTTCTGGCTGAGGAGACCGATGTCAATATTCACGGCAAAAGACAAAGTCATTTTGAAATGTATCTGGATGCTATGAATGCCGCAGGAGCCAATAAAAAGAAAATTGAGGATCTATTAATGCAGGTCTCCCATGGCACCGATATTTTTTTGGTAATTGCCACCAGCGAACTACCTATTAGTATCAAACAATTTCTAAAACATACCTTTGAAGTTGTTTACAGCAGAGAGCCTCATAAAATTGCTTCAGCATTCACATTTGGACGCGAAGGACTTATTCCTGATATGTTCTCGGCGATCATAGAAAAAGTTCAAAAGAACTTTCCTGAGGATGATCTTAGCCTGTTCAAGTATTATTTTGACCGACATATTGAATTAGACGGAGATGAACATGGGCCTATGGCTTTTAAAATGGTAGCAGATCTTTGCGGAAATGAGGATATAAAATGGGATGAAGTGAAGCAAACTGCTGAAAGATCACTTACAAGCCGTATTGAACTCTGGGATGGTATTGAATCTGAAATTGAAGCAAAAACGAAGCTGGAAAATGCATAGCGACTCTTTCGCTTTGCCCGCATTAATCGTTTGACTGCGCTCAAGGTGGTGGTTCACCTCGATCAAAAGCTGAGATCTTTTTTATTCGTATTTGCAATCTTGAGATTCCCAGGTCGCTACTTTCCTTCGAAATGAAAAGCACTACAGAATCTAATCCCTATTCCGCAGCGGGTGCAATCCTAACCTCCAGGCCATCTAGCCCTTCGGTAATTGGGATCTGGCAGCTAAGTCTGCTGTTATCCTCCACCAGGAAAGCCTGGTCTAACATATCTTCTTCTTCAATACTCATTTCAGGGAGCATATGCTCAAAATTCAACATATAACATTGGCAGGAAGCACACATCGCCATTCCGCCGCAAATACCTATAGTACCTTCTGGAGCGAGTTCATAAGAACGTATAACTTCCATAAGATTCATATTCATATCTGTAGGGGCATCTATGGTATGAGCTTCCCCTTCGCGGTCTATAATGGTGATCTTAATGTCTGACATTTTCTTTTAATATATACTCAAATATTGTCATTCTGAACTTGTTTCAGAACCTAATAAATTAAGCTGACCCTTCGCCTAAGCTCAGGACAAGCTTGTGTGACACTTCAATTTGACGATAATCCTAATTTATACTTTTAACCACTTCTTTTTTCGCTTCTTTTTTACTTCCATCAAATCCGCTTACACCACTTACAGTGGTATATTTCATCACGTATTTCTTATCTGGATTAATTCGCTGATAAGCACTTTGACACATGATCGCTGCTTCATGAAAACCACATAGAATAAGCTTCAATTTTCCCTTATATGTATTCACATCTCCTATCGCATAAATCCCAGGAATATTTGTTTGATAATCGTAAGAATTATCCACTTTTATAGCATTCTTCTCGATTTCCAGCCCCCAGTTTGCAATAGGACCTAATTTTGGAGACAGTCCGAATAAAGGGATAAAATGATCTGTTTTTTTAAGTTCTTCTCCACGTGCCTGATCTTTATGTCTAATAAGAACAGAATCTAATTCATCTTCACCCTTAAGATCAACCACTTCAGCGTTAGTAATCAAATTGATCTTTCCAATTTTTGAAAGTTCTTCCACTTTTTCCACGGAATCTAAAGCTCCTCGAAAATCTTTTCTTCTATGAACCAGCGAAACTTCAGAAGCCACATCGGCAAGAAAGATACTCCAGTCTAAAGCAGAATCACCACCACCAGCAATCACTATTTTCTTGTCTCTATAAACTTCAGGATCGCGAATTATATAGGCAACACCTTTATCTTCGTAATCTTTAATAGATGGAATTGGTGGTTTTCTAGGCTCAAAACTTCCAAGACCTCCAGCAATAACTACTACCGGCGAATGATGTTTTGTTCCTTTACTTGTAGTTACAATAAAGCTTCCGTCTTCCTGCTTATCTATAGTTTCTGCTCTTTCTCCTAAAGTAAAACCAGGTTCAAAAGGTTTTATTTGCTCCATTAAATTATCCACAAGATCTCCTGCCATTACTTCGGGGAATCCCGGGATATCATAAATAGGTTTCTTTGGATAAATTTCAGAACACTGACCTCCGGCTTGCGGGAGCGCATCTATAAGATGACATTTCAGTTTTAATAATCCAGCTTCAAAAACGGCAAAAAGGCCCGTAGGACCTGCACCAATGATAAGTATATCGGTTTTAATCATGTTTAAATTCAATTAAAGGCTAGCAAATCTATCGCTCAATATTTACCACCTTTTCAATTTGGGGTACATATTTTTTTATAGTCATCTCCACTCCACTTTTCAGCGTCATCTGATTCACTGTACAGCCAACACATGCACCTTCCAACTGGACCTTTACCAGACGATCATCTTCTTCAATGGAAACTAAAGAGATGTTTCCTCCATCACTTTCAAGGAAAGGACGAATCTCGGCTAAAGCCTTTTCAACATTAATTTTAACTTCTTCGCTTGTCATTTATTTCTTATTAACAGCACTACATCCC
Protein-coding regions in this window:
- a CDS encoding methyltransferase; this translates as MSNQPFKFKQFSIDQDQCAMKIGTDGVLLGAWSSLDHNPESILDIGTGTGLIALMLAQRSQAKLIDALEIEENAYEQSVENFEKSDWGDRLFCYHAGFDEFVEEMQEEDKYDLIISNPPFYSEDYKSGNENRDKARFADALPLTELIEGASLLLSENGHFDIIIPFSEESNGLNIGKNHGLFPSKITRVKGTESAPIKRSLISFSFDETEPKIKELVLEISRHHYTEEFKELVKDFYLKL
- a CDS encoding acyl-CoA dehydrogenase family protein, producing the protein MKPDQFQAPDYYNIDDLLTDEHRMVRDATREWVKREVSPIIEEAAQEAKFPKQLINGLAEIGAFGPYIPEEYGGAGLDQISYGLIMQEIERGDSGIRSTASVQSSLVMYPIFKYGTEEQKKKFLPKLASGEMIGCFGLTEPDHGSNPGGMTTNFKDKGDHYLLNGAKMWISNSPFADIAIVWAKNEEGRIHGLIVERAMEGFTTPETHNKWSLRASATGELIFDNVKVPKENLMPNKSGLGAPLGCLDSARYGIAWGAIGAAMDCYDTALRYAKEREQFGLPIASKQLQQKKLAEMITEITKAQLMAWRLGTLRNEGKATSAQISMAKRNNVEMAIKIAREARQVLGGMGISGEYSIMRHMMNLESVITYEGTHDIHLLITGMDITGHPAF
- a CDS encoding SRPBCC domain-containing protein: MKKVHYQIEINCPKEEVFQIMLDKEHYREWTAIFNPTSHYEGSWEEGSKILFLGETEKGEKAGMHSLIEKLEPNKFISIKHLGMLEKGKETSFGDDLYENYYLEDKGGSTLLKVEMDTEDDWMEDLENTWPKALQKLKEVCEDNC
- a CDS encoding DUF3050 domain-containing protein, with product MIKEINASLAPLTNQLINHSLYKKINTPKELQIFMEHHIFAVWDFMSLLTSLQEILTKTTNPWLPVGDPETRYLINEIVLAEETDVNIHGKRQSHFEMYLDAMNAAGANKKKIEDLLMQVSHGTDIFLVIATSELPISIKQFLKHTFEVVYSREPHKIASAFTFGREGLIPDMFSAIIEKVQKNFPEDDLSLFKYYFDRHIELDGDEHGPMAFKMVADLCGNEDIKWDEVKQTAERSLTSRIELWDGIESEIEAKTKLENA
- a CDS encoding 2Fe-2S iron-sulfur cluster-binding protein, with product MSDIKITIIDREGEAHTIDAPTDMNMNLMEVIRSYELAPEGTIGICGGMAMCASCQCYMLNFEHMLPEMSIEEEDMLDQAFLVEDNSRLSCQIPITEGLDGLEVRIAPAAE
- a CDS encoding NAD(P)/FAD-dependent oxidoreductase is translated as MIKTDILIIGAGPTGLFAVFEAGLLKLKCHLIDALPQAGGQCSEIYPKKPIYDIPGFPEVMAGDLVDNLMEQIKPFEPGFTLGERAETIDKQEDGSFIVTTSKGTKHHSPVVVIAGGLGSFEPRKPPIPSIKDYEDKGVAYIIRDPEVYRDKKIVIAGGGDSALDWSIFLADVASEVSLVHRRKDFRGALDSVEKVEELSKIGKINLITNAEVVDLKGEDELDSVLIRHKDQARGEELKKTDHFIPLFGLSPKLGPIANWGLEIEKNAIKVDNSYDYQTNIPGIYAIGDVNTYKGKLKLILCGFHEAAIMCQSAYQRINPDKKYVMKYTTVSGVSGFDGSKKEAKKEVVKSIN
- a CDS encoding NifU family protein, which produces MTSEEVKINVEKALAEIRPFLESDGGNISLVSIEEDDRLVKVQLEGACVGCTVNQMTLKSGVEMTIKKYVPQIEKVVNIER